Proteins from a single region of Apium graveolens cultivar Ventura chromosome 7, ASM990537v1, whole genome shotgun sequence:
- the LOC141670661 gene encoding uncharacterized protein LOC141670661, which translates to MIMRNCITSYYAFIVVIICFQHHLVASPSPNNQKTALFQFKQSLNISTSTICYYYNAYSYSYTYETPSYPKTMDWSMSSDYCTWVGVSCEHMTGNVIGLDLSCSQLEGAILPNSTLFQLSYLRFLDLSNNDFSLSNEFPQEFGFFAKGLTHLNLSRTRFSGRVPSGISHLHKLVLVDLNYNYGAKLEDEVFKLLLQNLTQLRVLNVEGVDISSVLPMNLSSSLEVLNLGNTGVYGASSGISHLYKLVSLDLSYNYGAKLENKVFKSLLQNLTQLRVLNLGFVNINSVLPMNMSSSLEVLNLGNTGLYGVSSGISQLHKLVSLDLSENYGAKLEDKVFKSLLQNLTHLRVLNLKEVNIFSVLPMNTALYGVLPEEVFHLPNIEFLTLGSTTNYGETSSLKAVLPKVKWGSSATLQHLFLYGINFHHGGIPDSIGFLESLANLGLWNCNLSGVIPRSIGNLGQLTLLDLGGNNFNGPIPINFANLTILRQLSLSYNNFSGPLPSFVAHFKGLVNLDLSHNGLTGLLPPWLFKFSSLERLNLGYNRFKGQLYEFDSSKSKLQSFSQLINLTLLDFSLNNFSGVLDMKMFSRLESLNYLDLSHNGIMLRNTSMVTLPPKLYHLGLSSCDMKEFPRFSRDAEISLDYVDLSNNDIDGEIPHWIGSVRRYLNISHNRLTGGLEQLPWNSIQYLDLQSNKLNGSLLRSICNSSSLEVLNLSHNKLSGVLPSCQTNLARLSVFDLRMNSIHGKIPANLSNFRFLETINLNGNKLGGKVPSSFAEFDYLQVLDLGNNLIKDTFPQCLEALPNLQVLVLKSNKFYGMMNKSSEVEHPFRSLRIIDLSYNDFSGTLPTMYFKSFMAMMNGHLNETKPEYMGDDSYSDSTTLVIKGLEIELIRILTVFTTIDVSKNNFEGEIAEYIGNLASLRFLNLSHNHLTGHIPASIAKLTVLESLDLSSNQLKGEIPHQLTDLYSLAILNLSFNQLKGEIPQGFQFNTFENDSYVGNLGLCGKPLSQKCGHDNVTQEEDEEEDDDYFFGGFTWEAVVIGYVCGVVPAFIAGYLMLLARKPKWFAGIIARELGLKVRRMEIKWR; encoded by the coding sequence ATGATAATGAGAAATTGCATCACCAGTTATTACGCATTCATTGTGGTGATCATCTGCTTCCAACACCACCTTGTTGCTTCTCCAAGTCCTAACAATCAAAAAACTGCATTATTCCAGTTTAAGCAAAGCTTGAATATCAGTACTTCTACAATTTGCTACTATTATAATGCTTACTCTTATTCTTATACTTACGAAACTCCTTCATATCCGAAGACGATGGATTGGAGCATGAGTTCAGATTACTGCACATGGGTGGGAGTATCATGCGAACACATGACAGGGAACGTAATCGGACTGGATTTAAGTTGCAGTCAGCTGGAAGGAGCCATTCTTCCTAACAGCACTCTCTTCCAGCTCTCGTATCTCCGGTTCCTCGACCTTTCTAACAACGACTTCTCTCTCTCCAATGAGTTCCCTCAAGAATTCGGTTTCTTTGCAAAAGGTTTGACACATCTCAACCTCTCTCGTACTAGATTTTCGGGGAGAGTTCCTTCAGGAATCTCTCATTTGCATAAACTGGTCTTAGTTGATCTGAATTACAACTATGGTGCTAAACTTGAAGATGAAGTGTTTAAATTACTTTTACAAAATTTAACTCAACTCAGAGTGCTTAATGTTGAAGGAGTGGACATCTCCTCTGTCTTACCCATGAATTTGTCTTCTTCCCTAGAAGTTCTTAACCTTGGGAATACCGGTGTATATGGAGCTTCCTCAGGAATCTCTCATTTGTATAAACTGGTTTCACTTGATCTAAGTTACAACTATGGTGCTAAACTGGAAAATAAAGTGTTTAAATCACTATTGCAGAATTTAACTCAACTCAGAGTGCTTAATCTTGGTTTTGTTAACATCAACTCTGTTTTACCCATGAATATGTCTTCTTCCCTAGAAGTTCTTAACCTTGGGAATACTGGTTTATATGGAGTTTCCTCGGGAATCTCTCAACTGCATAAACTGGTCTCACTTGATCTCAGTGAGAACTATGGTGCTAAACTTGAAGATAAAGTGTTTAAATCACTATTACAGAATCTAACTCACCTTAGAGTGCTTAATCTTAAAGAAGTAAACATCTTCTCTGTTTTACCCATGAATACTGCTTTATATGGAGTATTACCCGAAGAGGTTTTCCACCTTCCCAACATAGAATTTCTAACCTTGGGAAGCACTACTAACTATGGGGAAACAAGCAGTTTAAAAGCAGTTTTACCCAAAGTTAAGTGGGGAAGTAGTGCTACTCTCCAACACCTTTTTCTTTATGGTATAAACTTCCATCATGGAGGTATACCTGATTCAATAGGATTTCTAGAGTCATTAGCGAATTTGGGACTCTGGAATTGTAATTTGTCTGGTGTCATACCAAGATCTATAGGGAATCTTGGTCAACTTACTCTCTTGGATCTCGGTGGGAATAATTTCAATGGCCCAATTCCAATAAATTTCGCAAACCTTACAATCCTGAGACAGCTCTCCCTTTCTTATAACAATTTCAGTGGTCCATTGCCCTCTTTTGTTGCACACTTTAAAGGACTCGTTAATTTAGATTTGAGTCATAATGGGTTGACCGGACTCCTGCCCCCTTGGTTGTTTAAGTTTTCATCATTAGAGAGATTAAATCTAGGCTATAATAGGTTCAAGGGTCAGCTATATGAATTTGATTCCTCTAAATCAAAGCTGCAATCTTTTTCTCAACTTATAAACCTCACTCTACTAGACTTTTCATTAAACAATTTCAGTGGTGTTTTGGATATGAAAATGTTTTCGCGTCTTGAATCCCTCAACTATCTTGATCTTTCTCATAACGGTATAATGTTGAGAAATACAAGTATGGTCACACTCCCTCCTAAGCTTTACCATTTAGGATTGTCATCTTGTGATATGAAAGAATTCCCTCGCTTTTCAAGAGATGCAGAGATATCATTGGATTATGTAGACCTATCAAACAATGATATTGATGGGGAAATTCCTCATTGGATTGGGTCAGTACGTAGGTATCTGAATATTTCACACAATAGACTAACAGGTGGTCTTGAACAACTACCTTGGAATAGCATTCAGTACCTTGATCTCCAGTCCAATAAGCTAAATGGATCATTACTCCGCTCAATCTGTAATTCAAGCTCTCTTGAGGTACTCAATTTGTCTCATAACAAGTTAAGTGGTGTACTCCCCAGTTGTCAAACAAATTTGGCTCGCCTTTCAGTGTTTGATCTGCGGATGAATAGTATTCATGGAAAAATTCCAGCAAACTTATCGAATTTCCGTTTTTTGGAAACTATAAATTTGAATGGAAATAAATTAGGAGGAAAAGTTCCATCTTCTTTTGCTGAATTTGATTATTTACAAGTTCTTGATCTTGGAAATAATCTTATAAAAGATACATTCCCGCAATGTTTGGAAGCTCTTCCAAATCTCCAAGTTCTTGTTCTGAAATCAAATAAGTTTTATGGAATGATGAACAAGAGTTCTGAGGTTGAACATCCATTTCGAAGCTTGAGAATCATTGATCTGTCATACAATGATTTTTCGGGTACACTGCCAACAATGTATTTCAAAAGCTTCATGGCTATGATGAACGGTCACCTGAATGAAACAAAGCCTGAATATATGGGTGATGATTCTTACAGTGATTCAACGACTCTAGTGATTAAAGGCCTAGAGATTGAGTTGATTAGAATTTTAACTGTATTCACCACCATTGATGTATCCAAGAACAATTTTGAAGGGGAGATTGCTGAATACATCGGAAATCTAGCTTCACTCAGATTTCTCAATCTTTCTCACAACCATCTCACAGGCCACATACCAGCATCGATTGCTAAATTGACGGTGTTGGAGTCACTAGACCTCTCATCCAACCAACTTAAAGGAGAAATTCCACATCAACTTACTGATTTATATTCGCTTGCAATTCTGAATCTTTCTTTCAACCAACTTAAAGGAGAAATTCCACAAGGTTTTCAATTCAATACATTTGAAAATGACAGCTATGTTGGTAACTTGGGGCTGTGTGGAAAACCATTGTCCCAAAAGTGCGGACATGATAATGTGACGCAAGAAGAAGATGAAGAGGAGGATGATGATTACTTTTTTGGTGGTTTTACGTGGGAAGCTGTGGTGATTGGATACGTCTGTGGAGTGGTGCCTGCATTTATTGCTGGATACTTGATGTTGCTAGCTAGAAAACCAAAATGGTTTGCTGGTATCATTGCCAGGGAACTGGGCCTCAAGGTCAGGAGGATGGAGATTAAATGGAGATAA
- the LOC141671648 gene encoding receptor-like protein 53, producing MKMFSCLESLEDLHLSHNSLSVRSTAISPLPPTLSTLELSSCNMKEFPHFPRDAEISLDSVDLSNNDIEGKIPRWIGSVGSYLNISHNRLTGGLEQLPWNNILYLDLQYNKLNGSLPTSICYSRSLEVLNLSHNNIRGILPICRTNLTDLDLSLFGLSVFDMRMNNIQGIIPATISNFRNLKTINLNGNRLEGTIPSSFAEFDSLQVLDIGNNQINDTFPRCLEALTNLQVLVLKSNKCYGLIDKSSKIKHPFPSLRIIDISYNEFSGPLPVIYFQSFKAMMNVGVNKKEAAYMEYKTDTAFYSDSTDLVIKGVNIEMVRIFIAVSGWRECIFHSSFEVPGSVNLTGLD from the coding sequence ATGAAAATGTTTTCGTGCCTTGAATCTCTCGAAGATCTTCATCTTTCTCATAACAGTCTGTCAGTGAGAAGCACAGCTATAAGCCCACTCCCTCCTACACTTTCTACGTTGGAATTGTCATCTTGCAACATGAAAGAATTCCCCCATTTTCCAAGAGATGCAGAGATCTCACTGGATTCAGTAGACCTTTCAAACAATGATATTGAAGGGAAAATTCCTCGTTGGATTGGGTCAGTGGGGTCTTATCTGAATATTTCTCACAACAGGCTTACAGGTGGTCTTGAGCAACTACCTTGGAATAATATTCTGTACCTTGATCTCCAGTACAATAAGCTTAATGGCTCATTACCCACCTCGATCTGTTATTCGAGGTCTCTTGAGGTTTTAAATTTGTCTCATAACAATATAAGGGGTATACTCCCCATTTGTCGGACAAATTTGACCGATCTTGATCTTTCGTTGTTTGGGCTTTCAGTGTTTGATATGCGGATGAATAACATTCAGGGGATCATTCCAGCAACAATTTCAAATTTCCGTAATCTGAAAACTATAAATTTGAATGGCAATAGATTAGAAGGAACAATTCCTTCATCTTTTGCTGAATTTGATTCTTTACAAGTTCTTGATATTGgaaataatcaaataaatgatACATTCCCGCGGTGTTTGGAAGCTCTTACAAATCTCCAAGTTCTTGTTCTGAAATCAAACAAGTGTTATGGTCTTATAGACAAGAGTTCCAAGATAAAGCACCCATTTCCTAGCTTAAGAATCATTGATATTTCGTACAACGAGTTTTCAGGTCCACTGCCAGTCATATATTTCCAAAGCTTCAAGGCTATGATGAATGTTGGCGTGAACAAAAAAGAGGCTGCATATATGGAGTATAAAACGGACACGGCCTTTTACAGTGATTCCACAGATCTTGTGATCAAAGGAGTGAATATTGAGATGGTTAGAATTTTCATTGCTGTAAGCGGGTGGCGGGAATGTATCTTTCATTCTAGTTTTGAGGTTCCAGGATCTGTTAATCTTACAGGACTTGATTAA